From the genome of Candidatus Dormiibacterota bacterium, one region includes:
- a CDS encoding phosphoribosylamine--glycine ligase: protein MPKEVPKPAVTRFLFISKFALIHDLAWQVRKEGFEVKYHIMSKADRDVGDGFVEKVDRWEDFKDWADVIVFDDCEFGTLVEKLRKEGKAVIGGTSYTDRLEMDRDFGQEEMKAAGMTTLPRWEFTSFDAAAAFVRENPGRYVVKPSGRAQNEKVLSFVGQEEDGLDVISMLEHYKKGWASKIKVLQLQKFANGVEVAVGGFFNGTDFTLPVFINFEHKRMFNDEIGPQTGEMGTSGFWSGPNQLFNNTLLKMKDRLAAAAYTGYIDINCIVNSRGIYPLEFTCRFGYPTINLQIEGVLSKWGEFLPAMARGEPFNLRTNRGFQICVVIAVPPFPFIDPDSFRKFSEDAVVLFKKPMSEGIHPGDVRLVEGDWRLAGNSGYAVVVTGSASTMDDARREAYNRVKNIMIPNMFYRTDIGERWHREGDLLQTWGYLS, encoded by the coding sequence ATACCGAAGGAAGTCCCGAAGCCCGCCGTCACCCGCTTCCTGTTCATCTCCAAGTTCGCCCTCATCCATGACCTCGCCTGGCAGGTGCGGAAGGAAGGATTCGAGGTCAAGTACCACATCATGTCGAAGGCGGACCGAGACGTCGGCGACGGCTTCGTCGAGAAGGTGGATCGCTGGGAGGACTTCAAGGACTGGGCCGACGTCATCGTGTTCGACGACTGTGAGTTCGGGACGCTGGTCGAGAAGCTGCGCAAGGAAGGGAAGGCGGTCATCGGCGGCACAAGCTACACCGACAGGCTCGAGATGGACCGCGATTTCGGCCAGGAGGAGATGAAGGCGGCCGGCATGACGACCCTGCCGCGCTGGGAGTTCACCTCGTTCGACGCGGCCGCCGCCTTCGTCCGGGAGAACCCCGGCCGCTACGTGGTGAAGCCGAGCGGGCGGGCGCAGAACGAGAAGGTCCTGTCGTTCGTCGGCCAGGAGGAGGACGGCCTCGACGTCATCTCGATGCTCGAGCACTACAAGAAGGGCTGGGCCTCCAAGATCAAGGTGCTCCAGCTGCAGAAGTTCGCCAATGGTGTCGAGGTGGCGGTCGGAGGGTTCTTCAACGGCACCGATTTCACCCTGCCGGTGTTCATCAATTTCGAGCACAAGCGGATGTTCAACGACGAGATCGGCCCGCAGACCGGCGAGATGGGGACCTCCGGCTTCTGGTCCGGCCCGAACCAGCTGTTCAACAACACCCTTCTCAAGATGAAGGATCGCCTGGCCGCCGCGGCGTATACCGGCTACATCGACATCAACTGCATCGTCAACTCGCGCGGCATCTACCCCCTCGAGTTCACCTGCCGGTTCGGCTATCCGACGATCAACCTCCAGATCGAGGGGGTCCTGTCCAAGTGGGGCGAGTTCCTCCCGGCCATGGCGCGGGGCGAGCCGTTCAACCTGCGCACCAACCGCGGCTTCCAGATCTGCGTCGTCATCGCCGTGCCGCCGTTCCCGTTCATCGACCCGGACTCCTTCCGCAAGTTCTCCGAGGACGCCGTGGTCCTGTTCAAGAAGCCGATGTCCGAGGGGATCCACCCGGGGGACGTGCGGCTCGTCGAAGGGGACTGGCGCCTGGCCGGGAACTCCGGCTACGCCGTCGTCGTGACCGGCTCCGCCTCGACGATGGACGACGCCCGCCGCGAGGCCTACAACCGTGTGAAGAACATCATGATCCCCAACATGTTCTACCGCACCGACATCGGCGAGCGCTGGCACCGGGAGGGGGATCTCCTCCAGACCTGGGGATATCTGTCCTGA
- a CDS encoding aminotransferase class III-fold pyridoxal phosphate-dependent enzyme, whose product MPNRETTKKPADGGAARGTETALSAAEKHRRYLFPCVTTYYDEPLTLVRGEGLHVWDDAGRRYLDCFAGVLTVSVGHCHPEVTDAIVRQVQTLVHISNLYANAPQSDLAEALAQVLPEGLDRFFFTNSGTEADETAVALARVFTGVQEVVVLRYGYSGRSMMAVAASGQAPWKQFGNPVPGFVHAVAPYCYRCPLKLTYPSCDVACAKDVEEVTRRRPQGASPGSLRR is encoded by the coding sequence ATGCCGAATCGTGAAACCACGAAGAAGCCCGCGGACGGCGGGGCCGCGCGGGGGACGGAGACCGCCCTGAGCGCCGCCGAAAAGCACCGGCGCTACCTGTTCCCCTGCGTCACCACCTATTACGACGAGCCGCTGACGCTGGTGCGCGGCGAAGGACTGCACGTCTGGGACGACGCGGGACGCCGTTACCTCGACTGCTTCGCCGGTGTCCTGACCGTGAGCGTCGGGCACTGCCACCCCGAGGTCACGGACGCGATCGTCCGGCAGGTCCAGACGCTCGTCCACATCTCGAACCTCTACGCCAACGCGCCGCAATCCGATCTCGCGGAGGCGCTGGCGCAGGTGCTGCCCGAGGGACTCGACCGGTTCTTTTTCACGAACTCCGGCACCGAGGCCGACGAGACGGCGGTCGCGCTGGCCCGCGTCTTCACCGGCGTGCAGGAAGTGGTCGTCCTGCGGTACGGCTACTCCGGGCGCTCGATGATGGCGGTGGCCGCCTCCGGACAGGCGCCCTGGAAGCAGTTCGGCAACCCGGTCCCGGGATTCGTGCACGCCGTCGCCCCTTACTGCTACCGCTGCCCGCTCAAGCTGACCTATCCGTCGTGCGACGTCGCCTGCGCCAAGGACGTCGAGGAGGTCACCAGACGACGACCTCAGGGCGCGTCGCCGGGATCCTTGCGGAGGTGA
- a CDS encoding MFS transporter, giving the protein MRSDPGVTESVSAGLPAAAGAPAAGMPLLGGPASALALALTMFVEAVGYGVVAPTLPFLARTAGAGEAQIGFLVGLYAAVGLVAGIPFGALANRFGRRSLVLVGLGCLTVSSFGFVFAPTYGWLVAARFVQGLGAVAIWVGALTMAADLSPDSHMGRTMSWITGSWSLGFVVGPALGGLGSVRFPFVLYAVLSLVAFVAGCVALPETGRLGVRTTLAGILKVLRLPAVLASAAATFALAFFYGATEAFLPLLADQMNVRRIGIGFLFAVAGLPSVVLPRLAGLIADRVGDARLILWGLAYAALLNASFLALTGVLPLWTLFFLFGLVEVLIYVPAVALLNRGLHRDDRGFATGSHSYAFSAGFFLGPLIGGLLMPLGGYALLFTTLTVVMLAAIAALLALRGRLKTA; this is encoded by the coding sequence ATGCGAAGCGACCCCGGGGTCACCGAATCGGTGTCGGCGGGACTGCCGGCCGCGGCCGGCGCCCCGGCGGCCGGCATGCCGCTGCTCGGCGGCCCCGCCTCGGCGCTCGCCCTGGCGCTCACGATGTTCGTGGAGGCGGTCGGCTACGGAGTGGTGGCGCCGACGCTCCCGTTCCTGGCGCGGACCGCCGGGGCGGGCGAGGCCCAGATCGGGTTCCTGGTCGGTCTGTACGCCGCCGTCGGTCTGGTCGCCGGGATCCCGTTCGGGGCGCTGGCGAACCGCTTCGGCAGGCGGAGTCTCGTCCTGGTGGGGCTCGGCTGCCTGACGGTCTCCTCGTTCGGCTTCGTCTTCGCGCCGACCTACGGCTGGCTCGTCGCCGCCCGGTTCGTGCAGGGACTCGGGGCCGTCGCCATCTGGGTCGGAGCGCTGACGATGGCGGCCGACCTCAGTCCCGATTCGCACATGGGACGGACGATGTCGTGGATCACCGGCTCCTGGTCGCTCGGATTCGTCGTCGGACCGGCGCTCGGGGGCCTGGGCAGCGTGCGTTTCCCGTTCGTCCTGTACGCCGTGCTTTCGCTGGTGGCCTTCGTGGCCGGCTGCGTCGCCCTGCCCGAGACGGGGCGTCTCGGCGTGCGCACGACGCTGGCGGGCATCCTGAAGGTCTTGCGGCTCCCCGCGGTGCTGGCGTCGGCGGCCGCGACCTTCGCGCTGGCGTTCTTCTACGGGGCCACGGAGGCGTTCCTGCCGCTCCTCGCCGACCAGATGAACGTCAGGAGGATCGGCATCGGCTTCCTGTTCGCGGTCGCGGGTCTCCCGAGCGTCGTCCTGCCCCGCCTCGCGGGTCTCATCGCCGACCGCGTCGGCGACGCGCGTCTCATCCTCTGGGGACTGGCGTACGCCGCGCTCCTCAACGCGTCGTTCCTCGCGCTGACGGGCGTCCTGCCGCTGTGGACCCTGTTCTTCCTGTTCGGGCTGGTCGAGGTGCTGATCTACGTGCCCGCGGTCGCCCTCCTGAACCGCGGGCTGCACAGGGACGACCGCGGCTTCGCCACCGGCTCGCACAGCTACGCGTTCTCGGCCGGCTTCTTCCTCGGCCCGCTCATCGGCGGGCTGCTGATGCCGCTGGGCGGCTACGCGCTCCTGTTCACGACGCTCACCGTAGTGATGCTGGCCGCGATCGCCGCCCTCCTCGCTTTGCGCGGCCGGCTCAAAACCGCCTGA
- a CDS encoding cytochrome c peroxidase encodes MRQPVPAGLLATFLVIGCSGAPKEPPKSPVKSPPGETLTSEDFSMVLPLGLQAGAAYVPDKNPITKLKIELGHKLYFDPRLSKDGTTSCATCHAPEKGFSDGRPTSLGVGRQPGSRNAPTVINRLFSKEQFWDGRAADLEDQALGPIQNPIEMGHTLEGMISSVEAIQGYAPEFQAAFGSPGVNADRVAMAIATYERTVLAGGSPYDRYQAGDKTALSESAVRGMNLFTDAQKANCVTCHAGFNFTDESYHNLGVGMDKPNPDWGRFVVTKNDFDKGAFKTPTLRNVTQTSPYMHDGSETTLLEVVNFYDKGGFKNQWLSKEIKPLHLSDQDKADLVAFLEALTGEVSGNDRPALPQ; translated from the coding sequence ATGAGGCAGCCTGTTCCGGCGGGCTTGTTGGCGACATTCCTGGTGATCGGCTGCTCGGGCGCGCCGAAGGAGCCGCCGAAATCTCCGGTCAAGTCCCCTCCCGGCGAGACCCTGACCTCGGAGGACTTCAGCATGGTCCTGCCGCTCGGTCTGCAGGCCGGCGCGGCCTACGTCCCCGACAAGAACCCGATCACGAAGCTGAAGATCGAGCTCGGCCACAAGCTCTATTTCGATCCGCGGCTGAGCAAGGACGGCACGACCTCCTGCGCCACCTGCCACGCGCCCGAGAAGGGGTTCTCCGACGGGCGGCCGACCTCGCTCGGCGTCGGCCGCCAGCCCGGCTCGCGCAACGCCCCGACCGTGATCAACCGCCTGTTCAGCAAGGAGCAGTTCTGGGACGGGCGCGCCGCCGATCTCGAGGACCAGGCGCTCGGCCCGATCCAGAACCCGATCGAGATGGGGCACACGCTCGAGGGGATGATCTCGAGCGTCGAGGCGATCCAGGGGTACGCCCCCGAGTTCCAGGCGGCGTTCGGCAGCCCCGGCGTCAACGCCGACAGGGTCGCCATGGCGATCGCGACCTACGAGCGGACCGTGCTCGCCGGCGGCTCCCCCTACGATCGCTACCAGGCGGGGGACAAGACGGCCCTGAGCGAATCGGCGGTGCGCGGCATGAACCTGTTCACCGACGCGCAGAAGGCCAACTGCGTCACCTGCCACGCCGGCTTCAATTTCACCGACGAGTCGTACCACAACCTCGGCGTGGGGATGGACAAGCCGAACCCGGACTGGGGCCGCTTCGTCGTGACCAAGAACGATTTCGACAAGGGGGCCTTCAAGACGCCGACCCTGCGCAACGTCACCCAGACGTCGCCCTACATGCACGACGGCAGCGAGACGACGCTCCTGGAGGTCGTCAACTTCTACGACAAAGGCGGGTTCAAGAACCAGTGGCTGTCGAAGGAGATCAAGCCGCTCCACCTGTCCGACCAGGACAAGGCCGACCTCGTCGCCTTCCTCGAGGCGCTGACCGGCGAGGTGAGCGGCAACGACCGTCCGGCCCTGCCGCAGTAG
- a CDS encoding aminotransferase class III-fold pyridoxal phosphate-dependent enzyme: protein MIIGSGGFIVPPKEYFQIVAAIVRKAGGVFIADEVQTGWGRTGRMFGIEHYGVVPDIMTFAKGMANGSPIGATATTGAIAAALKPLSFSTFGGNPVTSAAALATLRVIQKQRLADNARLMGDRLNAGLRDMQRRHPVIGDVRGVGLMQGAELVKENKVPDPQAAARVLEGTRRRGVLIGKGGLWGNVLRVAPPLTVTEPQIDELIAALDESFADLSRS from the coding sequence GTGATCATCGGCTCGGGCGGCTTCATCGTCCCCCCCAAAGAATACTTCCAGATCGTCGCCGCGATCGTGCGCAAGGCGGGCGGTGTGTTCATCGCCGACGAGGTGCAGACCGGCTGGGGGCGCACCGGCCGGATGTTCGGCATCGAGCACTACGGCGTCGTTCCGGACATCATGACCTTCGCCAAGGGGATGGCGAACGGATCCCCCATCGGAGCCACCGCCACCACAGGAGCCATTGCGGCGGCCCTCAAGCCGCTGTCGTTCTCGACCTTCGGCGGGAACCCCGTGACCTCGGCCGCGGCGCTCGCCACGCTGCGCGTCATCCAGAAGCAGAGGCTCGCGGACAACGCGCGCCTCATGGGGGATCGCCTGAACGCCGGCCTGCGCGACATGCAGCGGCGCCACCCTGTCATCGGCGACGTGCGCGGGGTCGGACTGATGCAGGGCGCTGAGCTGGTCAAGGAGAACAAGGTCCCCGATCCGCAGGCCGCCGCGCGCGTCCTCGAGGGGACGCGCCGTCGCGGCGTTCTGATCGGCAAGGGCGGACTGTGGGGAAATGTCCTGCGCGTCGCGCCACCGCTCACCGTCACCGAGCCGCAGATCGACGAGCTGATCGCCGCCCTCGACGAATCGTTCGCCGACCTGTCGCGATCCTGA
- a CDS encoding nuclear transport factor 2 family protein — translation MSRPSQRSILFAAALILTAGLAFVAGAATAGPGEKTLAEVKDFTDRFNKVYEANDWKTYWGFYADDMTQYWEQGRLDIADYRPYWEKQLADGTKILEVKWADPAYHVSEANDAAVAAYRIYTKMRQPDGTIVASWHQETDVLFKRNGRWQVVHLHDSPAPDDAQKK, via the coding sequence ATGTCCCGGCCATCTCAGCGATCGATCCTGTTCGCCGCCGCTCTCATCCTCACCGCCGGTCTCGCCTTCGTCGCGGGCGCCGCCACCGCCGGCCCCGGCGAGAAGACGCTGGCGGAGGTCAAGGACTTCACCGATCGGTTCAACAAGGTCTACGAGGCGAACGACTGGAAGACGTACTGGGGATTCTACGCGGACGACATGACCCAGTACTGGGAGCAGGGTCGTCTCGACATCGCGGATTACAGGCCTTACTGGGAGAAGCAGCTCGCGGACGGCACGAAGATCCTCGAGGTCAAGTGGGCCGACCCCGCCTACCACGTCTCAGAGGCGAACGACGCGGCGGTCGCCGCCTACCGCATCTACACGAAGATGCGCCAGCCCGACGGAACCATCGTCGCGAGCTGGCACCAGGAGACGGACGTGCTGTTCAAGAGGAACGGCCGCTGGCAGGTGGTGCACCTGCACGACTCGCCCGCCCCGGACGACGCGCAGAAGAAGTGA
- a CDS encoding MFS transporter, which translates to MTLRKKLFWISVFYFAQGMPFGVVLDVLPVYFRQNGVSLSEIGWMGALTLPWTIKVFWSPILDRYWERRTWVTICCFAMALIMFTIPLLDASHPDLILWTLLIAFTVSSATQDIAIDAFSIGVAAKGEEGKINSLRAGLYRVGVIVGGGATMYLVAPLGWTWVFLGLALAFTVMAVAALAAPTVQVVHQPPREWARGFVAFLSRPGSIAIFAFVLIYRMDFVAVGPMIKPFWLDRGMTPNEIGTISTNVGMALGILGAVLGGLFTSRFGIFKGLWILGIAQALPNLGYAAVAQFSLGRPYLYAVSMGESFGAGLVTAAFLSFLMRISDKRQAATQYALLTALYALPRSLLAPVGGKIADLYGYPTFFFWTFLLAIPAYALLPWVYRWIGPNGRQHSNEGAAIAEGQGTEYTSGAGESSDTSGEPGDAAARHRPASATVR; encoded by the coding sequence ATGACGCTCCGCAAGAAACTGTTCTGGATCTCGGTCTTCTACTTCGCCCAGGGGATGCCGTTCGGCGTCGTCCTCGACGTCCTGCCGGTCTACTTCCGCCAGAACGGCGTGTCGCTCTCGGAGATCGGCTGGATGGGCGCGCTGACCCTCCCTTGGACGATCAAGGTGTTCTGGTCCCCGATCCTGGACCGTTACTGGGAGCGCCGCACCTGGGTGACGATCTGCTGTTTCGCGATGGCGCTCATCATGTTCACCATCCCGCTCCTGGACGCCTCGCACCCCGACCTGATCCTCTGGACTCTTCTGATCGCCTTCACCGTCTCGTCCGCCACGCAGGACATCGCCATCGACGCCTTCAGCATAGGGGTTGCGGCCAAGGGGGAAGAGGGGAAGATCAACAGCCTGCGCGCCGGTCTCTACCGCGTGGGGGTGATCGTGGGGGGCGGCGCCACGATGTACCTTGTCGCGCCGCTCGGCTGGACCTGGGTCTTCCTCGGCCTGGCGCTGGCGTTCACGGTGATGGCCGTCGCGGCCCTCGCCGCGCCCACCGTGCAGGTCGTCCACCAGCCGCCGCGCGAATGGGCCCGGGGTTTCGTGGCGTTCCTCAGCCGCCCCGGCTCGATCGCGATCTTCGCCTTCGTCTTGATCTATCGTATGGATTTCGTCGCGGTCGGCCCGATGATCAAGCCGTTCTGGCTCGACCGCGGCATGACACCCAATGAGATCGGCACCATCTCGACCAACGTGGGAATGGCGCTCGGAATCCTGGGGGCCGTCCTCGGCGGCCTGTTCACCTCCCGCTTCGGCATTTTCAAGGGACTGTGGATCCTCGGCATCGCGCAGGCGCTGCCGAACCTCGGCTACGCCGCCGTCGCGCAGTTCAGCCTCGGCCGGCCGTACCTCTACGCTGTGTCGATGGGGGAGTCGTTCGGCGCGGGTCTCGTCACGGCCGCGTTCCTGTCGTTCCTGATGCGCATCAGCGACAAGCGCCAGGCCGCGACGCAGTACGCCCTGCTCACTGCGTTGTATGCGCTGCCGCGCTCGCTCCTCGCCCCGGTCGGCGGCAAGATCGCCGACCTCTACGGCTACCCGACGTTCTTCTTCTGGACCTTCCTGCTGGCGATCCCGGCCTACGCGCTGCTGCCGTGGGTGTACCGGTGGATCGGGCCGAACGGGCGGCAGCACAGCAACGAAGGCGCAGCGATTGCTGAAGGTCAGGGCACTGAATACACCTCTGGCGCGGGCGAATCGTCGGACACATCCGGCGAGCCTGGGGATGCGGCAGCCAGACATCGCCCCGCCTCCGCGACGGTTCGATAA